One genomic segment of Burkholderiaceae bacterium includes these proteins:
- a CDS encoding EamA family transporter gives MNTPWTTGLRQPGVAAVLGAALLFGAGTPLAKLLLAQASPWLLAGLLYLGSGLGLGAVRRLRRAPAVQLSRAEWPWLAGAVLAGGVVGPVLLMLGLTRMPASGASLLLNAEGVFTALLAWLAFRENVDRRIALGMTAIALGAAVLSWPGQARFAGAWPALAVLGACLAWAIDNNLTRKVSLADASWIASVKGLAAGSINLALAFGLGATLPRAPVVAASLLVGFLAYGVSLTWFVLGLRHLGTARTGAYFSIAPFFGAVLAVALGEPVTVPLLLAGALMAVGIWLHLTERHSHEHTHEPLAHEHMHVHDAHHQHRHDPPVPPGTRHSHWHQHEALTHTHPHFPDVHHRHKH, from the coding sequence ATGAACACGCCATGGACCACGGGTTTGCGCCAGCCGGGCGTGGCCGCCGTCCTGGGCGCCGCGCTGCTGTTCGGCGCCGGCACGCCGCTGGCCAAGCTGCTGCTGGCGCAGGCCAGCCCCTGGCTGCTGGCGGGCCTGCTCTATCTGGGCTCGGGGCTGGGCCTGGGCGCCGTGCGCCGGCTGCGGCGCGCGCCGGCGGTCCAGCTGTCGCGCGCCGAGTGGCCCTGGTTGGCCGGCGCCGTGCTGGCCGGCGGCGTGGTCGGCCCGGTGCTGCTGATGCTGGGCCTGACGCGCATGCCGGCATCGGGCGCGTCGCTGCTGCTCAACGCCGAAGGCGTGTTCACGGCCCTGCTGGCGTGGCTGGCCTTCCGGGAAAACGTCGATCGCCGCATCGCCCTGGGCATGACCGCCATCGCGCTGGGCGCCGCGGTGCTCAGCTGGCCCGGCCAAGCCCGCTTTGCCGGTGCCTGGCCGGCGCTGGCGGTGCTGGGCGCCTGCCTAGCCTGGGCCATCGACAACAACCTGACGCGCAAGGTGTCGCTGGCCGACGCGAGCTGGATCGCCTCCGTCAAGGGCCTGGCGGCCGGCTCGATCAACCTGGCGCTGGCCTTCGGGCTGGGGGCCACGCTGCCGCGCGCGCCGGTCGTCGCCGCGTCCCTGCTGGTCGGGTTTCTGGCCTATGGCGTCAGCCTGACCTGGTTCGTGCTGGGCCTGCGGCACCTGGGCACGGCACGCACCGGGGCGTACTTTTCGATCGCGCCGTTTTTCGGCGCCGTGCTGGCGGTGGCGCTGGGCGAGCCCGTTACGGTGCCGCTGCTGCTGGCCGGCGCGCTGATGGCCGTGGGCATCTGGCTGCACCTGACCGAGCGCCACAGCCACGAGCACACGCACGAACCGCTGGCGCACGAGCACATGCACGTGCACGACGCGCACCATCAGCACCGGCACGATCCGCCCGTCCCGCCGGGCACCCGGCACAGCCACTGGCACCAGCACGAAGCCCTGACGCACACGCACCCGCATTTTCCCGATGTCCACCACCGCCACAAGCACTGA
- a CDS encoding acyl-CoA dehydrogenase family protein, translating to MSDTPDLAHFRQDIDRFVRERLPAGLRQTVRQGQQPTREQLTGWHEVLAAEGLLVPHWPEPWGGRGWSVRQQMVFDEAMALGDAPELNAITFDMIGPVLMRHGSPEQQQRFLPAIASGRQWWCQGYSEPNAGSDLASLATRAQRDGDDYVVNGSKIWTSYAQYADWMFALVRTRREGKPQEGISFLLIDMRSPGITVRPIVGVHGWVVFNEVFLDGVRVPSRQRVGEENHGWTVAKSLLEFERLKLARIGENKRRMARAREVGLTRWREGRRVADWPWYRARFADLRARLIALEANTERFVARQMAGEQIGPEVSMLKLRGSRLIQQWEELIVDALGPEAAPLSPHWLQARPGAAPLDALAGTASSRRFLARGYTIAGGSSEIQHNILAKQVLGL from the coding sequence ATGAGCGATACCCCCGACCTGGCGCACTTTCGCCAGGACATTGACCGCTTCGTGCGCGAACGCCTGCCTGCCGGGCTGCGACAGACCGTGCGCCAGGGCCAGCAGCCCACGCGGGAGCAATTGACCGGCTGGCACGAGGTGCTGGCGGCCGAGGGGCTGCTGGTGCCCCACTGGCCGGAACCATGGGGCGGACGCGGCTGGAGCGTGCGCCAGCAGATGGTCTTCGACGAGGCGATGGCGCTGGGCGACGCTCCCGAGCTGAACGCCATCACCTTCGACATGATCGGCCCGGTGCTGATGCGCCACGGCAGCCCCGAACAACAGCAGCGTTTTCTGCCCGCCATCGCCTCCGGGCGCCAGTGGTGGTGCCAGGGCTATTCGGAGCCGAATGCCGGCTCGGACCTCGCCAGTCTGGCCACGCGCGCGCAGCGCGACGGCGACGACTACGTGGTGAACGGCTCCAAGATCTGGACCTCCTACGCCCAGTACGCCGACTGGATGTTCGCGCTGGTACGCACCCGCCGGGAAGGCAAGCCGCAGGAGGGCATCAGCTTTCTGCTGATCGACATGCGAAGTCCCGGTATCACCGTGCGTCCCATCGTGGGCGTGCACGGCTGGGTGGTGTTCAACGAAGTGTTCCTGGACGGCGTGCGCGTGCCGTCAAGGCAGCGTGTCGGCGAGGAAAACCACGGGTGGACGGTTGCCAAGTCGCTGCTGGAGTTCGAGCGGCTCAAGCTGGCGCGCATCGGCGAGAACAAGCGCCGCATGGCCCGCGCCAGGGAGGTGGGGCTGACCCGCTGGCGCGAGGGCCGGCGCGTGGCGGATTGGCCGTGGTACCGCGCGCGCTTCGCCGACCTGCGGGCGCGCCTGATTGCCCTGGAAGCCAACACGGAACGCTTTGTGGCGCGTCAGATGGCAGGCGAACAAATCGGCCCCGAAGTCTCCATGCTCAAACTGCGCGGCAGCCGCCTCATCCAGCAGTGGGAGGAGTTGATTGTCGACGCCCTGGGTCCCGAGGCTGCCCCGCTGTCGCCGCACTGGCTGCAAGCCAGGCCCGGCGCCGCGCCACTGGACGCGCTGGCCGGCACCGCCTCGTCGCGGCGCTTTCTCGCACGCGGATACACCATTGCCGGGGGTTCCAGCGAGATTCAGCACAACATCCTGGCCAAGCAGGTGCTCGGACTATGA
- a CDS encoding GntR family transcriptional regulator gives MNRAVPVLSSAAPAPTDKPVTTKPQPRRPVALPRFAQIKARLRQDILDKRLLADQKLPSEARLQQIFGVSRITVRQALAELQADGLIHTINGKGSFVTRPAGAPRLGMLAGFNDLVRSHGRVPSGRLLSARSCPVPARVAQALRLERGALVSEVRALRLIDDVPASIVHAYYEPTQGRELLARRIHEEDAMTLLEDALDMRLDHTQITATAVRAGRARGALLGVGSDAPLLQMRFVPYDITGMPLLYSDVYFRPDQFSYRAVIRR, from the coding sequence ATGAACCGCGCCGTACCTGTCTTGTCTTCCGCCGCACCGGCCCCCACCGACAAGCCCGTCACGACCAAGCCCCAGCCGCGACGGCCTGTGGCGCTGCCGCGCTTTGCCCAGATCAAGGCGCGATTGCGCCAAGATATCCTGGACAAGCGGTTGCTGGCCGACCAGAAGCTCCCGTCCGAGGCCAGGCTGCAGCAGATCTTTGGCGTCAGCCGGATCACCGTGCGCCAGGCCTTGGCTGAGCTGCAGGCCGACGGCCTGATCCACACCATCAATGGAAAAGGCAGCTTCGTCACCCGGCCGGCGGGGGCGCCGCGCCTGGGCATGCTGGCTGGATTCAATGACCTGGTTCGATCGCACGGGCGCGTGCCCAGCGGCCGGCTGTTGAGTGCGCGAAGCTGTCCGGTGCCTGCGCGCGTGGCGCAGGCCTTGCGTCTGGAGCGTGGCGCGCTCGTGTCCGAGGTTCGCGCATTGCGCCTGATCGACGACGTGCCGGCATCGATCGTGCATGCCTACTACGAACCGACCCAAGGCCGAGAGCTGCTGGCGCGGCGCATTCACGAGGAGGACGCCATGACTCTGCTGGAGGATGCATTGGACATGCGCCTCGATCACACCCAGATCACGGCGACCGCCGTGCGGGCCGGACGTGCGCGCGGAGCCTTGCTGGGGGTGGGCAGTGATGCGCCGCTGCTGCAGATGCGCTTCGTGCCCTATGACATCACGGGGATGCCGCTTCTGTATTCAGACGTTTACTTTCGCCCCGATCAGTTCAGCTACCGGGCCGTGATACGGCGTTGA
- a CDS encoding UvrD-helicase domain-containing protein, whose amino-acid sequence MSDRLNLAQQDAVNHLRGPCLVLAGAGSGKTRVITHKIARLIQTGVAPSRIAAITFTNKAAAEMRERARGLVGKAAGEVLICTFHALGVRLLREDGAALGLKPQFSILDSDDVLSLLKDCGATTDAATARQWQWAISGWKNAGLDAAGALAQARGEGERQTALLMARYQERLTAYQSVDFDDLIGLPLRLLQNHEQVADKWRGRLAHILVDEYQDTNATQYELMKQLVGRAGHFTAVGDDDQSIYGWRGATLDNLRRLPQDYPQLKVIKLEQNYRSTSAILRAANNVIGPNPKLFPKRLYSELGEGEPVRVVDCDHEQHEAERAVARIQGLRQSSPHKEWRDFAILYRANHQAKVFEQALRRAQIPYKVSGGQSFFDRAEIKDLCAWLRLWINEDDDPAFLRAVTTPKRGIGHQTLAALGEFAGKAHLSLFGALFAHSLPAALPARAIAGLHEFGRALNDLRHRAGHTQGHEAARAFLADWLKDIGYEQHLHDSADSPAQAAARWANVLDFCDWMAGRCGGQIEDAAGVSLRTEPKTLLEVAQTISLISTLNEREQDPNVLTLSTLHAAKGLEWPHVVLAGVNEGLLPFRPDEDAGAAAQAARIEEERRLMYVGITRAKVTLAVSWTRRRKRGREVVAAQPSRFIAEMALDQNTVREDPREKLKALRAEFARRAADASAAAPTGSAA is encoded by the coding sequence ATGTCCGACCGCCTGAACCTCGCCCAGCAAGACGCCGTCAACCACCTGCGCGGGCCCTGCCTGGTGCTGGCCGGCGCGGGCTCGGGCAAAACGCGGGTCATCACGCACAAGATCGCGCGCCTGATCCAGACCGGCGTGGCGCCTTCGCGCATCGCCGCCATCACCTTCACCAACAAGGCTGCCGCCGAGATGCGCGAGCGCGCCCGCGGCCTGGTGGGCAAGGCCGCCGGCGAGGTGCTGATCTGCACCTTTCACGCGCTGGGCGTGCGCCTGCTGCGCGAGGACGGCGCGGCGCTGGGCCTCAAGCCCCAGTTCAGCATCCTGGACAGCGACGACGTGCTGAGCCTGCTGAAGGACTGCGGCGCGACGACCGACGCCGCCACCGCGCGCCAGTGGCAATGGGCCATCAGCGGCTGGAAGAACGCTGGCCTGGATGCCGCCGGCGCGCTGGCCCAGGCCCGCGGCGAGGGCGAGCGCCAGACCGCGCTGCTGATGGCGCGCTACCAGGAGCGGCTAACGGCCTACCAGAGCGTGGACTTCGACGACCTGATCGGCCTGCCGCTGCGTTTGCTACAAAATCATGAGCAGGTGGCGGATAAGTGGCGCGGGCGACTGGCCCATATCCTTGTCGATGAATACCAGGACACCAACGCCACGCAGTACGAGCTGATGAAGCAGCTGGTGGGCCGCGCCGGCCACTTCACCGCCGTGGGCGACGACGACCAGAGCATCTACGGCTGGCGCGGCGCCACGCTGGACAACCTGCGCCGCCTGCCGCAAGACTACCCGCAGCTCAAGGTCATCAAGCTGGAGCAGAACTACCGGTCGACTTCCGCCATCCTGCGCGCGGCCAACAACGTCATCGGCCCCAACCCCAAGCTGTTTCCCAAGCGGCTGTACTCCGAGCTGGGCGAGGGCGAGCCGGTGCGCGTGGTGGATTGCGACCACGAGCAGCACGAGGCCGAGCGCGCCGTGGCGCGCATCCAGGGCCTGCGGCAGAGCTCGCCGCACAAGGAGTGGCGCGACTTCGCCATCCTGTACCGCGCCAACCACCAGGCCAAGGTGTTCGAGCAGGCGCTGCGCCGGGCGCAGATTCCGTACAAGGTCTCGGGCGGGCAGAGCTTCTTCGACCGCGCCGAGATCAAGGACCTGTGCGCCTGGCTGCGCCTGTGGATCAACGAGGACGACGACCCGGCTTTTCTGCGCGCCGTCACCACGCCCAAACGCGGCATCGGCCACCAGACGCTGGCCGCCCTGGGCGAGTTTGCCGGCAAGGCGCATCTGTCGCTGTTTGGCGCGCTGTTCGCACACAGCCTGCCGGCCGCCCTGCCCGCGCGCGCCATCGCCGGCTTGCACGAGTTTGGCCGCGCACTCAACGACCTGCGCCACCGCGCCGGCCACACGCAGGGGCACGAGGCGGCACGCGCCTTTTTGGCCGACTGGTTGAAAGACATTGGCTACGAGCAGCACCTGCACGACAGTGCCGACAGCCCCGCGCAGGCCGCCGCGCGCTGGGCCAACGTGCTGGACTTTTGCGACTGGATGGCCGGGCGATGCGGCGGCCAGATCGAGGACGCGGCGGGCGTCAGCCTGCGCACCGAGCCCAAGACCCTGCTGGAGGTGGCGCAGACCATCTCGCTGATCTCCACCCTGAACGAGCGCGAGCAGGACCCCAACGTGCTCACCCTGTCCACCCTGCACGCCGCCAAGGGCCTGGAATGGCCGCACGTGGTGCTGGCCGGCGTCAACGAAGGCCTGCTGCCCTTTCGCCCCGACGAAGACGCGGGCGCCGCCGCGCAGGCCGCGCGCATCGAGGAGGAGCGCCGCCTGATGTACGTGGGCATCACCCGCGCCAAGGTGACGCTGGCCGTCAGCTGGACGCGCCGGCGCAAACGCGGGCGCGAGGTGGTGGCCGCGCAGCCCAGCCGCTTCATCGCCGAGATGGCGCTGGACCAAAACACCGTGCGCGAGGACCCGCGCGAAAAGCTCAAGGCCCTGCGCGCCGAATTTGCCCGCCGCGCGGCCGACGCCTCGGCCGCCGCGCCCACGGGCTCGGCGGCGTAG
- a CDS encoding enoyl-CoA hydratase/isomerase family protein, which produces MTSPGIPKDAVLTERRDGVIQLTLNAPHSRNSLQSPGIYEGLMAGLDELESNPGLRAAIITGAGGAFCSGGDLRALARGSEDEVRASMARNTWLYRRIALSDKLVLAAVDGPAYGAGLGLAAACDWVVAGQTARFCCAFTRVGAMPDAALFWSLPARVGIARARRMMLWATEVDGAEALASGLADDHAVADGALALASTWARRAAAGPIRAYGRIKAGLRQAPMSIEHALGFQLDNAPGLFASADFKEGAAAFFEKRAPRFGLNGTSP; this is translated from the coding sequence ATGACTTCACCCGGTATTCCCAAGGACGCGGTGCTGACCGAACGCCGCGATGGCGTGATCCAGCTCACGCTGAACGCGCCGCACAGCCGCAACTCGCTGCAATCGCCCGGCATCTACGAAGGCCTGATGGCGGGGCTGGACGAGCTGGAAAGCAACCCCGGCCTGCGCGCGGCCATCATCACGGGCGCCGGCGGCGCCTTCTGCTCCGGCGGCGACCTGCGTGCCCTGGCCCGCGGCAGCGAGGACGAAGTGCGCGCCAGCATGGCACGCAACACATGGCTGTATCGGCGCATCGCGCTGTCCGACAAACTGGTGCTGGCCGCCGTGGACGGCCCGGCCTACGGCGCCGGCCTGGGCCTGGCCGCGGCCTGCGACTGGGTCGTGGCGGGGCAGACCGCCCGGTTCTGCTGCGCCTTCACACGCGTCGGCGCCATGCCCGACGCCGCATTGTTCTGGTCCCTTCCGGCGCGCGTGGGCATCGCCCGGGCGCGCCGCATGATGCTGTGGGCCACCGAAGTCGATGGCGCCGAGGCGCTGGCGAGCGGCCTGGCCGACGACCATGCCGTCGCCGACGGCGCCCTTGCCCTGGCGTCGACCTGGGCGCGGCGCGCGGCCGCAGGCCCCATCCGCGCTTACGGCCGCATCAAGGCGGGCCTGCGCCAGGCACCGATGTCGATCGAACACGCCCTGGGCTTTCAACTCGACAACGCGCCAGGGCTCTTCGCCAGCGCCGACTTCAAGGAAGGCGCCGCGGCCTTCTTCGAAAAGCGCGCGCCACGCTTCGGGCTGAACGGGACATCACCATGA
- a CDS encoding CoA transferase, whose translation MNATASLLPAMDDPPLHGVRVLDAGQYIAAPAAAQTLADLGADVIKLEPAGGDASRHVGWTKDAYGPMFSAYNRGKRSVVLDLRSEAGRSQARRLALSCDVVLANARPGALEKQGLGAAQLMAESPRLIYGRVSAFGQQGPASIRLGFDIAAQAESGMMSLNGESDRDPVRVGFTVVDLLAANSLTTGVLATLLRRGRTGRGGLVDLSLIDVAVCALANAWTEYHLTGQMPLRRGNGQPSAAPAADVITTRDGQIVLSAYMQEHFARLCATIGQPHLAHDERFATNQARVANRPALVAVLRDALSHFDSDTIVDILAQGGIVAGTIRTMDRVQPGHAGVSADLFTAVETPGRAPVRVPGLPFSLDGARQPAGRLPAVGEHTQQVLAELEIPQA comes from the coding sequence ATGAATGCAACCGCCTCGCTCCTTCCGGCGATGGACGACCCGCCGCTGCACGGCGTGCGCGTGCTGGATGCCGGGCAGTACATCGCCGCACCCGCCGCCGCCCAGACACTGGCCGACCTGGGCGCCGATGTCATCAAGCTGGAGCCGGCCGGCGGCGACGCCTCGCGCCACGTCGGCTGGACGAAGGATGCCTACGGCCCCATGTTCAGCGCCTACAACCGCGGCAAGCGCTCGGTGGTGCTGGATCTGCGCAGCGAAGCCGGGCGCAGCCAGGCCCGGCGCCTGGCGCTGAGCTGCGACGTGGTGCTGGCCAACGCCCGCCCGGGCGCGCTGGAAAAGCAGGGCCTGGGCGCCGCACAGCTGATGGCCGAATCGCCCCGTCTGATCTACGGCCGCGTCAGCGCCTTCGGCCAGCAGGGGCCGGCCAGCATCCGCCTGGGCTTCGACATCGCCGCGCAGGCCGAGAGCGGCATGATGAGCCTGAACGGCGAGTCCGACCGCGATCCGGTGCGTGTCGGCTTCACCGTGGTTGACCTGCTGGCGGCCAATTCCCTGACGACCGGCGTGCTGGCCACCTTGCTGCGCCGCGGCCGCACCGGGCGGGGCGGCCTGGTCGACCTGTCGCTGATCGACGTGGCGGTCTGCGCCCTGGCGAATGCCTGGACCGAATACCACTTGACTGGACAGATGCCCCTGCGACGGGGCAATGGGCAGCCCTCAGCGGCACCTGCGGCGGACGTGATCACCACCCGCGACGGACAGATCGTGCTCTCGGCCTACATGCAAGAGCATTTCGCTCGCCTGTGCGCGACCATTGGCCAGCCGCATCTGGCCCACGACGAGCGCTTCGCCACCAACCAGGCGCGGGTGGCCAACCGACCTGCCCTGGTGGCGGTACTGCGCGACGCGCTGAGCCATTTTGACTCCGACACGATTGTCGACATCCTGGCCCAGGGCGGCATCGTGGCGGGGACCATCCGCACGATGGACCGTGTCCAGCCAGGACACGCCGGCGTCAGCGCCGACCTGTTCACGGCGGTGGAAACACCAGGCCGGGCGCCCGTGCGCGTGCCGGGCCTGCCCTTCAGCCTGGACGGCGCGCGGCAGCCGGCCGGCCGACTACCCGCAGTGGGCGAACACACGCAGCAGGTGCTGGCCGAACTGGAGATACCGCAGGCCTAG
- a CDS encoding tripartite tricarboxylate transporter substrate binding protein, giving the protein MKHRSIIRTILASVLCTGLAVPALAADPYPVKPIRVIVPYAAGGVVDVQTRAVTESMAQFLKQPIIVEPRPGASGSIAAEAVARAEPDGYTLLVSASFLFTQPLLESHLRWSIKQFTPVGRFALSPSYFVVPNNSPARTLKEFVDYAKKASPPLQYANGGDGAPQTMATELFRVAAGIKLEPVMYKGAPPAVPDLINGRVALGVLPSTVGFPQIKGDRLRALANASDQRSSQLPGVPTIGEAGFPSATVNSWYGLHAPAGTPPEIIRILSEAMKAATAMPEVKTRLEAAGGEVAYMGTADFTQFLSNNAKQWADAVKLIKTN; this is encoded by the coding sequence ATGAAGCACCGTTCCATCATCCGCACCATCCTGGCATCGGTCCTTTGCACGGGCCTCGCCGTGCCCGCGCTGGCCGCAGACCCCTATCCAGTCAAACCCATCAGGGTCATCGTTCCCTATGCCGCAGGCGGCGTGGTCGACGTGCAGACACGCGCGGTCACGGAATCGATGGCGCAGTTTCTCAAGCAACCCATCATCGTCGAGCCACGCCCTGGCGCCAGCGGAAGCATCGCGGCCGAAGCCGTGGCTCGGGCAGAGCCCGATGGCTACACATTGCTGGTATCGGCTTCCTTCCTGTTCACGCAACCACTGCTGGAAAGCCACCTGCGATGGTCGATCAAGCAGTTCACGCCTGTCGGCCGCTTCGCTCTGTCCCCCAGCTATTTCGTCGTTCCCAACAACTCACCGGCAAGAACCCTCAAGGAATTCGTGGATTACGCCAAGAAGGCCAGCCCTCCCCTGCAGTATGCGAACGGCGGAGATGGCGCCCCGCAAACAATGGCAACGGAACTCTTCCGCGTTGCGGCCGGCATCAAGCTGGAGCCGGTGATGTACAAGGGCGCGCCACCGGCCGTGCCCGATCTGATCAACGGGAGGGTTGCGCTTGGCGTCCTGCCATCGACAGTGGGCTTCCCACAGATCAAGGGAGACCGGCTGCGCGCACTGGCCAACGCAAGCGATCAGCGCTCATCCCAACTGCCGGGCGTGCCAACCATCGGCGAGGCCGGCTTCCCCTCGGCCACGGTCAATTCGTGGTATGGCCTGCACGCTCCCGCAGGAACTCCGCCCGAAATCATCCGGATACTGAGCGAAGCGATGAAAGCCGCGACCGCCATGCCGGAGGTGAAAACGCGCCTGGAAGCAGCGGGTGGCGAAGTGGCATACATGGGCACGGCGGACTTCACCCAGTTCCTGAGCAACAACGCCAAGCAATGGGCAGATGCCGTCAAGTTGATCAAGACCAACTGA
- a CDS encoding acyl-CoA dehydrogenase family protein has product MTMDIDTRRMLVDSARRWAAQACGKADREQASAHPSGCPPERWRALGELGWLAMAVPEADGGLDAGMPALCLLAEELGRALLVEPFVSCAITGCGLLADAAAMGTERSAWLAALATGERRVAWMAWEPDGTAGSMPSATAAADGAEWRLNGSKGLMPGAGGADALLVTAHMPGSSDRVGLFLIESGISGILLDDTLLYDGRHGARLSMADAHGRLLRNGPAGAMAALLEPALARGRIAHCAETLGTAQAALEITLDYARSRKQFGRPLSGNQVIQHRLVDLYVEQQETRALCLAAAEDSTPERVAALGARVAEVARLTWSEAIQLHGAIGMTEEYALGEYVRRLALAADLYGSADSHLEHLAGLSLEINP; this is encoded by the coding sequence ATGACAATGGACATCGATACGCGGCGGATGCTGGTCGACAGCGCTCGCCGCTGGGCTGCGCAAGCGTGCGGCAAGGCCGACCGCGAGCAAGCCAGCGCCCACCCGTCCGGCTGCCCACCGGAGCGCTGGCGCGCTCTGGGCGAGCTCGGATGGCTGGCCATGGCCGTGCCGGAGGCCGATGGCGGCCTCGACGCCGGGATGCCAGCACTGTGCCTGCTGGCGGAGGAACTGGGCCGTGCCCTCCTGGTCGAGCCGTTCGTGTCCTGCGCCATCACGGGATGCGGCCTGCTGGCCGACGCCGCCGCCATGGGGACGGAGCGGAGTGCGTGGCTCGCGGCGCTGGCCACGGGCGAGCGGCGTGTGGCCTGGATGGCGTGGGAGCCCGATGGCACCGCCGGGAGCATGCCCTCGGCCACGGCCGCCGCCGACGGCGCCGAATGGCGCCTGAACGGGAGCAAGGGGCTCATGCCGGGCGCCGGCGGAGCCGACGCGCTGCTGGTCACGGCCCACATGCCGGGCAGCTCGGACCGTGTGGGCCTGTTCCTGATCGAATCCGGCATATCGGGTATCCTCCTCGACGACACCCTGCTCTACGACGGCCGCCACGGCGCGCGCCTGAGCATGGCCGATGCGCATGGCCGCCTGCTGCGCAACGGTCCGGCCGGGGCCATGGCAGCTCTGCTGGAACCCGCGCTGGCGCGCGGGCGCATCGCGCACTGCGCCGAAACCCTGGGTACCGCACAGGCGGCGTTGGAGATCACGCTCGACTACGCCCGCTCGCGCAAGCAGTTCGGGCGACCGCTGAGCGGCAACCAGGTCATCCAGCACCGCTTGGTGGACCTGTATGTCGAGCAGCAGGAAACGCGCGCGCTGTGCCTGGCTGCCGCCGAGGACAGCACGCCCGAGCGTGTCGCCGCGCTCGGCGCGCGGGTTGCCGAGGTGGCGCGCCTCACCTGGAGCGAGGCCATCCAGCTGCACGGCGCCATCGGCATGACCGAGGAATACGCGCTGGGCGAATACGTCCGGCGCCTGGCGCTGGCCGCCGACCTGTACGGCAGCGCCGACAGCCATCTGGAACACCTGGCCGGCCTCTCACTGGAAATCAACCCATGA
- a CDS encoding acyl-CoA dehydrogenase family protein: MKTRPEAEYTALIDTLREFIDAEVIPREDLKTAHDSDAVTCMASELNALARARGLGAPRARVEDGGLALSWTECCAYLEQAGRSFLGPQALGCAPPTQPDVFALDALASPAQRQRYLEPLMRGERKSCFAMTEPAPGAGSDPRMLSTRARRDGNGWVIDGHKWFISGAMRADFAIVVARTEHGPSWFLVDAGTPGFEIVRDIPTMEPFDTGGHAEIRLDGCRVGADALVGEEGQGLAHSQLRLEGARLFHCMRFIGLASRAMAIAQDYALQRESQGAKLAEHQMVQAMIADAHIQLYAARMMTLDVARRLDAGESIRHHSSMAKVFVAEAVYRAADSAVQICGALGVSEDVPVSMILRMLRPFRIYDGASEVHRSAIARRALRHRLPA; this comes from the coding sequence ATGAAGACTCGCCCTGAAGCGGAATACACCGCGCTGATCGACACCCTGCGCGAGTTCATCGACGCCGAGGTGATTCCGCGCGAAGACCTGAAGACCGCGCATGACAGCGACGCGGTGACATGCATGGCCAGCGAGCTGAACGCCCTGGCTCGCGCACGCGGACTGGGCGCGCCGCGCGCTCGCGTGGAAGACGGCGGCCTGGCACTCAGCTGGACCGAATGCTGCGCCTACCTGGAGCAGGCCGGCCGCAGTTTTCTGGGCCCGCAAGCGCTGGGCTGCGCTCCTCCCACACAGCCGGACGTGTTCGCCCTGGACGCACTGGCCAGTCCCGCACAGCGCCAGCGCTACCTGGAACCCCTGATGCGCGGTGAGCGCAAGTCCTGCTTTGCCATGACCGAACCCGCCCCCGGTGCCGGCTCCGATCCGCGCATGCTGAGCACCCGGGCGCGTCGTGACGGAAACGGCTGGGTGATCGACGGCCACAAGTGGTTCATTTCGGGCGCCATGCGGGCGGACTTCGCCATCGTGGTGGCGCGCACCGAACACGGGCCTTCGTGGTTCCTGGTGGACGCCGGCACGCCCGGCTTCGAGATCGTGCGCGACATTCCAACCATGGAGCCGTTTGACACGGGCGGTCACGCCGAGATTCGGCTGGACGGCTGCCGGGTGGGCGCCGACGCGCTGGTCGGCGAAGAGGGACAGGGCCTGGCGCATTCGCAACTGCGGCTGGAAGGCGCCCGCCTGTTCCACTGCATGCGCTTCATCGGGCTGGCCTCGCGCGCCATGGCAATCGCCCAGGACTACGCCTTGCAGCGGGAATCGCAAGGCGCCAAACTGGCCGAACACCAGATGGTTCAAGCCATGATCGCGGACGCGCACATTCAACTCTACGCCGCGCGCATGATGACGCTGGACGTGGCGCGCCGGCTCGACGCCGGCGAGTCCATCCGCCACCATTCCTCCATGGCCAAGGTCTTCGTGGCCGAGGCGGTCTACAGGGCGGCCGACTCGGCGGTGCAGATCTGCGGCGCGCTGGGCGTGTCCGAGGATGTGCCCGTGTCCATGATCCTGCGCATGCTGCGGCCCTTCCGCATCTATGACGGGGCTTCCGAAGTCCACCGCTCGGCCATCGCCCGGCGCGCGCTGCGCCACCGCCTGCCTGCTTGA